The following proteins are encoded in a genomic region of Alnus glutinosa chromosome 8, dhAlnGlut1.1, whole genome shotgun sequence:
- the LOC133875733 gene encoding uncharacterized protein LOC133875733 — MLSIENSPPDPSCSCDIPQLKTGSHERASHKLALPDVDLSKPPQFGHTPLPDFSIRDYVLTARSKDIKTNWPFSLRNLQLCLKHGVKDVLPPFQSLDKVRNQPFERCTVESSTLENKNLRNSDGEPSRPNDHAELEFSENAQLNQKPEEACIETISCRSQGENDFPSTTTSVSQSDIESLPTNKRSPLDTDTLPEVDHTLPEVEAPAHKTESTTRPSKKCRLVVKFGANSDRSSTEDIASNCTSLSELTMASKTCPVCKTFSSSSNTTLNAHIDQCLSVESAPKWMADSKLSRHRIKPRKTKLMVDIYVTAARCTLEELDRRNGRSWATISSLPTRDSDNSEMPDEGKKQRMSPVHTPDTGDVGAVYIDANGTKLRILSKFNEAPSVTHEVAEDIGTRKPWKGGKGSKFLPTKKKKRRAHKHHKYLKIAPQSKNLFSHKAHSFQIYGGQGVHRGVQERCEKKEHQIKKQVKPSDSGNLRHWVCSKRTGVAKKVNRKDHNHQPQIESDQLCFGDSLVERSQVSKLTNVSQNPISSPENSETMKNPFCEARASDKRERSPGRKRVGSPLFGGRSCDNVEKSLPIKRNVNQLSQDDSNSVCDGNCVSLLSSKLDDIAAGPNHNSYIPPSSSTNPSRSCHSLTSKAMNFSSSRKNVLAVRSGSSMSESRADVINMCSVLKTSQVHLMAETDGEAMAWYSEADQQYDLMHNHIANQSGGEEISNKVSLGSSTVLKIKQDRGAISMSQRVEAVALKGSPLAPQSYGHDEGENLDSVGVGDDFLDKVDGPESARKEVWFHGEVVIEPATKEAVGESVASLCQSVAPEHQYKLGSCTDTHSNSVRSIEDYKGPSCGAEAPTDSTEPSFVNGQEIYCADEVGSGLIGESAHIVEEMDSEIGQANLFAEVDPIPIPGPPGSFLPSPGDMSSEDLQGSSSLTTSRVQSSQDQHDFIDGDSSDSPISTTSTISNSTLAGYDQKYSEPLSSAGPQSFQDKLRSGFSGASVEPSAESAAAVSRTTSTEVERLTFDGENCKLNKISIEKGPLSFKSDEPCCCQRKERTSQGVALNYQESPPLRRRAIASLTMPTMGKQMGCNLNTRPGSLDARSEIFSLSSCPSTKSEKAVPHIIMSPVGSVPLKGSPDAGVKFPGRGACDSASPSASNPVLRLMGKNLMVVNKDDDAPMPLGQAQPHPQINPQTPRFPTFPEVSPVNIQNQVYHSYHQMVPQIGQDSHNLVGHCFDGRLSNSFRSHTNLKTPQTPAGLFPDQHKDGGFIAFEEPHEYKCHYNVPAAQQNVSKNRPIGASANNMEKLLTTPECQQMSAHSAAANANREIIVIDDIPDGEANLSSDVANYIGGLRGSRAVASGISIPVVPNYNSRHANPYSFYQSQDPSHGELPVVLNGTLHANPSRGASASSARWSCTSEGSSVLQRSSFFAAPSRGHLRSTLYNSPSLM; from the exons ATGTTATCCATTGAAAACTCTCCACCAGATCCCTCGTGCTCTTGCGATATTCCCCAGCTGAAAACCGGCAGTCATGAGAGGGCTTCTCATAAGCTTGCCTTGCCAGACGTAGATCTGTCCAAGCCACCCCAATTTGGTCACACCCCACTTCCCGACTTCTCCATAAG AGATTATGTTCTCACTGCCCGAAGTAAGGATATCAAGACGAATTGGCCATTTTCTTTGAGAAATCTGCAACTTTGCTTGAAACATGGCGTGAAGGATGTATTGCCACCATTTCAGTCTCTTGATAAAGTGAGGAACCAACCCTTTGAGAGATGTACGGTTGAAAGTAGTACACTTGAGAATAAGAACTTGAGGAATTCCGATGGAGAGCCTTCGAGGCCTAATGATCATGCAGAACTAGAGTTTTCTGAAAATGCCCAATTGAACCAGAAGCCAGAAGAAGCTTGCATAGAGACAATTTCATGCAGGTCTCAAGGAGAAAATGATTTCCCATCCACAACAACAAGTGTTTCTCAATCTGATATAGAGTCGCTTCCTACTAACAAGCGCTCACCCTTAGACACTGATACTTTGCCTGAAGTTGATCATACTTTGCCTGAAGTTGAAGCTCCGGCCCACAAGACTGAGAGCACAACCCGACCGAGTAAAAAGTGCAGATTGGTTGTGAAATTTGGTGCCAACTCTGACCGTAGCTCGACTGAAGATATCGCTTCAAATTGTACTTCCCTGTCAGAATTAACAATGGCTTCAAAGACATGCCCTGTTTGCAAAACTTTCTCATCCTCCTCGAACACCACCTTGAATGCTCACATTGATCAGTGCCTTTCTGTGGAGTCAGCTCCCAAGTGGATGGCTGATTCTAAACTAAGCAGGCATAGAATTAAGCCAAGGAAGACAAAATTAATGGTGGATATCTACGTTACGGCAGCAAGGTGCACGTTAGAAGAGCTTGATAGAAGAAATGGTAGGAGCTGGGCCACAATTTCAAGCTTGCCTACTCGGGATAGTGACAACTCTGAGATGCCTGATGAAGGGAAAAAGCAAAGAATGTCTCCGGTTCATACTCCCGATACTGGTGATGTTGGTGCAGTCTATATTGATGCCAATGGGACGAAACTTCGGATTTTATCCAAGTTTAATGAGGCACCATCAGTGACTCATGAGGTGGCGGAGGATATTGGTACAAGGAAACCTTGGAAAGGAGGTAAAGGAAGCAAATTCCTtccaaccaaaaagaaaaagcgcCGTGCACACAAGCATCACAAGTATCTTAAAATTGCTCCTCAAAGCAAAAATCTTTTCTCTCACAAGGCGCATTCTTTTCAG ATTTATGGGGGTCAAGGAGTTCATCGTGGAGTACAAGAGAGGTGTGAGAAGAAGGAACATCAAATAAAGAAGCAAGTTAAACCAAGTGATTCTGGAAATCTAAGACATTGGGTGTGCTCCAAGAGAACTGGAGTTGCAAAAAAGGTCAATAGAAAAGATCATAACCATCAACCTCAAATTGAAAGTGATCAACTTTGTTTTGGTGATTCTCTTGTGGAGAGAAGTCAGGTTTCAAAACTTACAAATGTGTCTCAGAACCCAATATCTTCTCCTGAAAACAGTGAGACAATGAAGAATCCATTTTGTGAAGCCCGAGCTAGTGACAAGAGGGAGCGATCTCCTGGGAGAAAAAGAGTGGGAAGTCCCTTGTTTGGTGGCAGGAGCTGTGACAATGTTGAGAAGTCGCTTCCAATCAAGAGAAATGTCAATCAGTTGAGCCAAGACGACAGCAATTCTGTTTGTGATGGAAATTGTGTATCTTTGTTGAGCAGCAAGCTGGATGATATTGCTGCAGGACCGAATCATAATTCTTATATTCCTCCCAGTTCTAGCACAAATCCATCTAGGAGCTGTCATTCCTTGACATCAAAAGCCATGAACTTCTCCTCATCGAGGAAAAATGTGTTGGCTGTCAGAAGTGGATCATCTATGTCTGAGTCCAGAGCGGATGTGATCAATATGTGTTCAGTCCTTAAGACTTCTCAAGTGCATTTAATGGCAGAAACAGATGGCGAAGCAATGGCCTGGTATTCTGAAGCTGATCAGCAATATGATTTGATGCACAATCATATTGCAAATCAGTCTGGAGGAGAAGAGATATCTAACAAAGTGTCTCTTGGCAGTAGCACTGTACTTAAAATCAAACAAGATAGAGGAGCAATAAGTATGTCTCAAAGGGTGGAAGCTGTGGCTTTGAAGGGTTCACCGTTAGCTCCTCAAAGTTATGGACATGATGAGGGTGAAAACTTGGATTCTGTTGGAGTTGGTGATGATTTTCTGGACAAAGTTGACGGCCCAGAATCTGCTAGAAAAGAGGTTTGGTTCCACGGAGAGGTTGTCATTGAACCAGCTACCAAAGAAGCTGTTGGGGAGTCTGTTGCAAGCTTGTGTCAATCTGTAGCTCCTGAACACCAATACAAGCTGGGCAGTTGTACTGATACCCATTCGAACTCTGTGCGATCTATTGAAGATTATAAAGGGCCTTCATGCGGAGCTGAAGCGCCTACAGATTCAACTGAGCCAAGTTTTGTCAATGGACAAGAGATATATTGTGCCGATGAAGTGGGCAGTGGCTTGATTGGGGAAAGTGCTCATATTGTGGAAGAAATGGATTCTGAAATTGGGCAGGCCAACCTTTTCGCAGAGGTAGATCCAATTCCCATTCCGGGGCCACCGGGATCATTTTTGCCAAGTCCTGGGGATATGAGCTCAGAAGATCTCCAAGGGAGCTCATCATTAACCACAAGCCGGGTTCAATCTTCTCAAGATCAGCATGATTTCATTGATGGGGATTCATCAGATTCTCCTATTTCTACAACATCAACCATCTCTAACTCCACATTGGCTGGATATGATCAGAAGTATTCCGAACCATTATCATCTGCAGGACCTCAATCATTTCAAGACAAGTTGAGGTCAGGCTTCTCTGGTGCTAGTGTTGAGCCGTCAGCAGAAAGTGCTGCTGCAGTTTCACGAACAACCAGTACAGAAGTAGAAAGGCTTACTTTTGATGGGGAGAACTGTAAACTGAATAAAATCTCTATTGAAAAGGGACCTCTCAGTTTCAAAAGTGATGAGCCTTGCTGTTGCCAAAGAAAGGAGAGAACTTCTCAGGGTGTTGCTTTAAATTATCAAGAATCACCACCATTAAGGCGAAGGGCCATAGCTTCACTGACAATGCCTACCATGGGAAAACAAATGGGTTGCAATCTCAACACAAGACCTGGCAGTTTGGATGCGAGGTCTGAAATATTTTCTCTGAGCAGTTGCCCAAGTACAAAATCTGAAAAGGCCGTTCCCCACATCATTATGTCTCCTGTGGGTTCTGTACCTTTGAAGGGTTCCCCAGATGCTGGAGTGAAGTTTCCAGGGCGTGGTGCTTGTGATTCTGCTAGTCCATCTGCTTCTAATCCAGTTCTCAGACTGATGGGAAAGAATTTGATGGTGGTAAACAAAGATGACGATGCACCAATGCCGCTCGGGCAGGCCCAACCACATCCCCAAATCAACCCTCAAACTCCAAGGTTTCCAACATTTCCTGAAGTCTCTCCTGTAAATATTCAAAATCAGGTCTACCATTCCTATCATCAAATGGTCCCTCAAATAGGCCAGGATTCGCATAATTTGGTGGGGCATTGTTTTGATGGAAGGTTGTCAAACAGTTTTAGAAGCCACACTAATTTGAAGACACCACAAACACCCGCAGGCTTATTTCCTGACCAGCATAAGGATGGTGGTTTTATTGCTTTTGAGGAACCTCATGAGTATAAATGTCACTACAATGTGCCAGCTGCACAACAGAATGTGTCTAAGAACAGACCAATTGGAGCATCCGCAAATAACATGGAGAAACTTTTAACGACTCCTGAATGCCAGCAGATGAGTGCCCATTCTGCTGCTGCCAATGCCAATAGAGAAATTATCGTCATTGATGACATCCCGGATGGTGAAGCCAATTTGAGCTCTGATGTTGCCAATTACATTGGAGGGTTGAGGGGAAGCCGGGCAGTTGCATCTGGCATTTCGATTCCAGTGGTTCCCAACTATAACTCAAGGCATGCGAATCCCTACTCTTTTTATCAGTCACAGGACCCTTCCCATGGTGAATTACCAGTGGTGCTCAACGGCACCCTTCATGCAAACCCCTCCAGAGGAGCTAGTGCAAGTTCTGCCAGATGGAGTTGTACTTCAGAAGGTTCCAGTGTGCTGCAGCGGAGCTCTTTTTTTGCTGCACCATCAAGAGGTCATCTAAGGTCTACACTGTATAATTCTCCAAGCTTGATGTAG